From Toxorhynchites rutilus septentrionalis strain SRP chromosome 2, ASM2978413v1, whole genome shotgun sequence, a single genomic window includes:
- the LOC129769103 gene encoding glycogen-binding subunit 76A isoform X1, with amino-acid sequence MFSLLSMLCHHISTQLTGGTNNYDATHHHRLIPSSRQQRHHHHSPVGMLLTTNSKKVKYSLQGNADEEVQINEPVDNTWLSQDEAAVTRFQPLRMASTEADSFFDFGLGNESPGSPAEECEYTRLIETTSVTPAEIAATESGYVCASPCSTPQVSQEQISPSSQSSSDCQFYDPESSDPEQRSDFYDCNPSTTSASSAQSTSSTHTSTSGKTVPTAISPKPENGHLPSGLGLVVIDSDSCSESLPPSQSTESRDSTYTGLSSNNSNSTLQDVTMEGEDAVTCSSKPEVPSSSSANCQEVARRDEIDDGKVLVSNGHAIMPRVTIMNEDMEVETLEQSQPYTIDVLKFINGIAEDEPEDDDLSPKVEMADVEKKLQDCAVVREDEEECQEHKAKAASSGDEDEEFSRPQRIRRCSSLKTGKTPPGTPGRKKIVRFADVLGLDLADVKTFVDEVPKVPKSAYEDLEINLEPQQVPQISLGPKADRVLVPLFQQPGALPCFLDRVREKQVNLENAAVTDPLTLTITGTVRVRNLDFHKSVYVRYSTDNWRSYADLQASYVDNSCDGFSDKFSFTLYGNSVQIGQRIEMAMRFHCRGQQFWDNNYDTNYVFQCLPVTQQNHFPQAAVKPANLEAMLSPDDAWCKSFY; translated from the exons ATGTTCTCACTGCTTTCTATGTTATGCCACCATATCTCCACACAACTAACTGGCGGTACAAACAATTATGACGCCACCCACCACCACCGACTGATACCATCTTCTCGCCAACAACGACACCACCACCATTCTCCGGTAGGGATGCTACTAACCACAAATTCCAAAAA GGTTAAATATTCGTTGCAGGGAAATGCCGACGAGGAAGTCCAAATCAACGAACCGGTCGATAACACATGGCTCTCACAGGACGAGGCGGCGGTAACCAGATTCCAGCCACTGCGGATGGCATCGACCGAAGCGGACTCATTCTTCGATTTTGGTCTCGGAAACGAAAGCCCGGGTTCGCCGGCGGAAGAGTGCGAGTACACACGACTCATCGAAACCACTTCGGTGACGCCGGCCGAAATTGCCGCAACCGAATCGGGATACGTGTGCGCATCGCCCTGCTCTACGCCCCAGGTCAGCCAGGAGCAGATCAGTCCCTCGAGCCAGAGTTCCTCAGACTGTCAATTCTACGACCCGGAAAGTTCGGATCCGGAACAGCGATCGGATTTCTACGATTGTAATCCGTCTACGACATCGGCGTCATCGGCGCAATCAACAAGCAGCACACACACTTCTACCTCAGGAAAAACGGTACCGACAGCGATAAGCCCGAAACCGGAAAACGGTCACCTGCCCAGTGGGCTGGGATTAGTAGTGATAGATAGTGACAGTTGCTCGGAATCGTTACCACCGTCACAGTCCACCGAATCGCGTGACTCCACCTACACAGGACTGAGCTCGAACAATTCAAACAGCACCCTGCAAGACGTCACAATGGAGGGAGAAGACGCGGTGACCTGCAGTAGCAAACCCGAAGTGCCCAGTAGTAGTAGTGCCAATTGCCAGGAGGTGGCGAGACGTGATGAGATCGACGACGGGAAAGTATTAGTATCGAACGGACATGCCATAATGCCACGAGTGACAATAATGAACGAAGATATGGAAGTTGAAACGCTCGAGCAATCCCAGCCGTACACCATAGATGTGCTTAAGTTCATCAACGGAATTGCCGAGGATGAACCAGAGGATGATGATCTCAGTCCGAAGGTTGAGATGGCTGACGTTGAGAAGAAGTTGCAAGATTGCGCTGTTGTCCGGGAAGACGAAGAGGAATGCCAAGAACATAAAGCGAAAGCGGCGTCTTCTGGGGATGAAGACGAAGAGTTTAGTCGGCCGCAAAGAATTCGCAGATGTTCGTCACTAAAGACGGGTAAAACACCTCCGGGAACTCCGGGGAGAAAGAAGATCGTGCGGTTTGCAGACGTGCTGGGTTTGGACCTAGCCGATGTGAAAACATTCGTTGATGAAGTTCCTAAGGTTCCAAAGTCTGCATACGAGGATCTGGAGATTAACCTAGAACCGCAACAAGTTCCGCAAATCAGCCTCGGGCCAAAGGCTGACCGGGTGTTGGTGCCACTGTTCCAGCAACCGGGCGCGTTGCCTTGCTTCCTCGACAGGGTACGCGAGAAACAGGTCAACCTCGAGAATGCAGCCGTTACAGATCCCTTAACGCTGACGATCACCGGTACGGTGCGCGTGAGAAATCTCGACTTCCACAAGTCGGTATACGTGCGCTATAGTACCGACAATTGGCGCAGTTACGCTGACTTGCAGGCCAGCTACGTAGATAACTCCTGCGATGGTTTCTCGGACAAGTTTAGCTTCACTCTGTACGGCAACTCGGTCCAGATAGGGCAACGTATCGAAATGGCGATGCGCTTCCACTGTCGGGGACAACAGTTCTGGGACAATAACTACGATACGAATTACGTTTTCCAGTGTTTGCCTGTTACCCAGCAGAACCACTTCCCCCAGGCGGCGGTCAAACCAGCCAACCTCGAAGCAATGCTTAGCCCGGATGATGCCTGGTGCAAGAGCTTCTACTAG
- the LOC129769103 gene encoding glycogen-binding subunit 76A isoform X2 has protein sequence MNTSGDPSAAGGGPDNRPCGITSLLPIGMSCRGRAEAFARSLQSRLRTLGAQGNADEEVQINEPVDNTWLSQDEAAVTRFQPLRMASTEADSFFDFGLGNESPGSPAEECEYTRLIETTSVTPAEIAATESGYVCASPCSTPQVSQEQISPSSQSSSDCQFYDPESSDPEQRSDFYDCNPSTTSASSAQSTSSTHTSTSGKTVPTAISPKPENGHLPSGLGLVVIDSDSCSESLPPSQSTESRDSTYTGLSSNNSNSTLQDVTMEGEDAVTCSSKPEVPSSSSANCQEVARRDEIDDGKVLVSNGHAIMPRVTIMNEDMEVETLEQSQPYTIDVLKFINGIAEDEPEDDDLSPKVEMADVEKKLQDCAVVREDEEECQEHKAKAASSGDEDEEFSRPQRIRRCSSLKTGKTPPGTPGRKKIVRFADVLGLDLADVKTFVDEVPKVPKSAYEDLEINLEPQQVPQISLGPKADRVLVPLFQQPGALPCFLDRVREKQVNLENAAVTDPLTLTITGTVRVRNLDFHKSVYVRYSTDNWRSYADLQASYVDNSCDGFSDKFSFTLYGNSVQIGQRIEMAMRFHCRGQQFWDNNYDTNYVFQCLPVTQQNHFPQAAVKPANLEAMLSPDDAWCKSFY, from the exons ATGAATACTTCGGGCGATCCGTCGGCAGCCGGTGGAGGACCTGATAACAGACCGTGCGGCATTACATCACTGCTACCGATCGGCATGTCGTGCCGCGGTCGTGCCGAAGCATTCGCCCGTAGCCTCCAGTCCCGTTTGCGAACGCTCGGCGCACAG GGAAATGCCGACGAGGAAGTCCAAATCAACGAACCGGTCGATAACACATGGCTCTCACAGGACGAGGCGGCGGTAACCAGATTCCAGCCACTGCGGATGGCATCGACCGAAGCGGACTCATTCTTCGATTTTGGTCTCGGAAACGAAAGCCCGGGTTCGCCGGCGGAAGAGTGCGAGTACACACGACTCATCGAAACCACTTCGGTGACGCCGGCCGAAATTGCCGCAACCGAATCGGGATACGTGTGCGCATCGCCCTGCTCTACGCCCCAGGTCAGCCAGGAGCAGATCAGTCCCTCGAGCCAGAGTTCCTCAGACTGTCAATTCTACGACCCGGAAAGTTCGGATCCGGAACAGCGATCGGATTTCTACGATTGTAATCCGTCTACGACATCGGCGTCATCGGCGCAATCAACAAGCAGCACACACACTTCTACCTCAGGAAAAACGGTACCGACAGCGATAAGCCCGAAACCGGAAAACGGTCACCTGCCCAGTGGGCTGGGATTAGTAGTGATAGATAGTGACAGTTGCTCGGAATCGTTACCACCGTCACAGTCCACCGAATCGCGTGACTCCACCTACACAGGACTGAGCTCGAACAATTCAAACAGCACCCTGCAAGACGTCACAATGGAGGGAGAAGACGCGGTGACCTGCAGTAGCAAACCCGAAGTGCCCAGTAGTAGTAGTGCCAATTGCCAGGAGGTGGCGAGACGTGATGAGATCGACGACGGGAAAGTATTAGTATCGAACGGACATGCCATAATGCCACGAGTGACAATAATGAACGAAGATATGGAAGTTGAAACGCTCGAGCAATCCCAGCCGTACACCATAGATGTGCTTAAGTTCATCAACGGAATTGCCGAGGATGAACCAGAGGATGATGATCTCAGTCCGAAGGTTGAGATGGCTGACGTTGAGAAGAAGTTGCAAGATTGCGCTGTTGTCCGGGAAGACGAAGAGGAATGCCAAGAACATAAAGCGAAAGCGGCGTCTTCTGGGGATGAAGACGAAGAGTTTAGTCGGCCGCAAAGAATTCGCAGATGTTCGTCACTAAAGACGGGTAAAACACCTCCGGGAACTCCGGGGAGAAAGAAGATCGTGCGGTTTGCAGACGTGCTGGGTTTGGACCTAGCCGATGTGAAAACATTCGTTGATGAAGTTCCTAAGGTTCCAAAGTCTGCATACGAGGATCTGGAGATTAACCTAGAACCGCAACAAGTTCCGCAAATCAGCCTCGGGCCAAAGGCTGACCGGGTGTTGGTGCCACTGTTCCAGCAACCGGGCGCGTTGCCTTGCTTCCTCGACAGGGTACGCGAGAAACAGGTCAACCTCGAGAATGCAGCCGTTACAGATCCCTTAACGCTGACGATCACCGGTACGGTGCGCGTGAGAAATCTCGACTTCCACAAGTCGGTATACGTGCGCTATAGTACCGACAATTGGCGCAGTTACGCTGACTTGCAGGCCAGCTACGTAGATAACTCCTGCGATGGTTTCTCGGACAAGTTTAGCTTCACTCTGTACGGCAACTCGGTCCAGATAGGGCAACGTATCGAAATGGCGATGCGCTTCCACTGTCGGGGACAACAGTTCTGGGACAATAACTACGATACGAATTACGTTTTCCAGTGTTTGCCTGTTACCCAGCAGAACCACTTCCCCCAGGCGGCGGTCAAACCAGCCAACCTCGAAGCAATGCTTAGCCCGGATGATGCCTGGTGCAAGAGCTTCTACTAG